From one Gimesia sp. genomic stretch:
- the rho gene encoding transcription termination factor Rho, protein MAAKSSETSDKPKTTRRKTTRTRKKAEKPAEETVEQSKTESLQDEYHRKAEDNLELFENPHSSTKADTEREDENMSDFPADSIDDEPSANQTDNDRSGDKSGGNRRRRRRRRKSDTPNAQGHQGQGANNRGRSGNNRGGRSRTGAKPQQRRSRSTSPAANENVTGVIEGVLELHPKAYGFIRDPKVNYKAQDSDAFVSSSLIEKHNLREGILIRGEVGPGTRGQGPRLKSIETIDGRTIEEYMEIKSFDELTPINPFEQITLETGPTPITMRVMDLLTPIGKGQRALVVAPPRTGKTMLLQDIAEAVSKNHPEIRLMVLLIDERPEEVTEMERSIKGEVISSSMDRDVESHVRTSQLIFERGKRLAEAGEDAFILLDSITRTARAFNKWVGNTGRTMSGGLDVKAMDIPKKMFGTARRFDEGGSLTVLGTALIDTGSRMDEVIFQEFKGTGNMEMVLSRELSDRRIFPAIDITLSGTRREEKILEPEVLEGVTMLRRSLISLNPVEAMEQLSSTLKKFPTNKEFLEKIRAIL, encoded by the coding sequence ATGGCTGCAAAGAGTTCTGAAACTTCAGATAAACCAAAAACCACCCGTCGAAAAACTACCAGGACACGCAAAAAAGCGGAAAAACCTGCCGAGGAAACGGTTGAACAAAGCAAAACTGAATCTCTGCAAGATGAATATCATCGTAAGGCAGAAGATAACCTCGAGCTTTTCGAAAACCCTCACTCTTCTACTAAAGCAGACACTGAAAGAGAAGATGAAAACATGTCTGATTTTCCTGCTGATTCCATAGACGACGAGCCCAGCGCCAACCAGACAGATAATGATCGCTCAGGCGATAAATCAGGAGGCAATCGTCGCCGCCGGAGACGGAGAAGAAAATCAGATACCCCCAATGCTCAGGGACACCAGGGGCAGGGAGCGAACAATCGTGGTCGCTCAGGTAACAACCGGGGAGGTCGGTCGCGTACCGGTGCCAAACCCCAGCAACGCCGATCCCGCTCTACATCACCTGCCGCCAATGAAAATGTCACAGGTGTCATTGAAGGTGTTCTGGAACTGCACCCTAAAGCATATGGATTTATCCGGGATCCCAAGGTGAATTACAAAGCTCAGGATTCTGATGCTTTTGTCTCCAGTTCATTGATTGAAAAACACAATCTGCGTGAAGGTATTCTGATTCGGGGCGAAGTTGGTCCCGGTACCAGAGGACAGGGCCCCCGACTGAAGAGCATCGAAACCATCGATGGGCGCACTATCGAAGAGTACATGGAAATCAAATCTTTCGATGAGCTCACGCCGATTAACCCGTTCGAGCAGATCACACTCGAAACGGGCCCCACGCCGATCACGATGCGGGTGATGGATCTCCTGACTCCTATCGGAAAGGGACAACGTGCTCTCGTTGTTGCACCTCCTCGAACCGGTAAAACAATGTTGCTCCAGGATATTGCTGAAGCCGTCAGTAAGAATCATCCTGAAATCCGCCTGATGGTCCTGCTGATTGACGAGCGGCCTGAAGAAGTAACCGAAATGGAACGCTCCATTAAAGGCGAGGTTATTTCCTCTTCAATGGACCGGGATGTTGAAAGCCATGTCCGCACCAGCCAGCTCATCTTCGAGCGAGGCAAGCGTCTGGCGGAAGCCGGTGAAGATGCCTTCATTCTGCTGGACAGTATCACCCGAACCGCTCGTGCCTTCAACAAATGGGTTGGGAATACGGGCCGAACCATGAGTGGTGGTCTGGATGTGAAAGCAATGGACATTCCCAAGAAAATGTTTGGAACCGCCCGCCGCTTTGATGAAGGTGGTTCGCTGACAGTTCTGGGCACAGCCCTGATTGATACCGGCAGCCGGATGGATGAAGTGATTTTCCAGGAATTTAAGGGAACCGGTAATATGGAAATGGTCCTCAGCCGGGAACTTTCCGACCGACGTATCTTCCCAGCAATTGATATCACACTGTCCGGGACGCGACGCGAAGAAAAAATTCTCGAACCGGAAGTACTCGAAGGGGTCACCATGCTTCGTAGAAGTCTGATCTCTTTAAATCCAGTTGAAGCCATGGAGCAATTGAGTAGCACGCTCAAGAAGTTCCCAACCAATAAAGAGTTTCTGGAAAAGATCCGGGCGATTCTCTAG
- a CDS encoding sulfatase-like hydrolase/transferase: MKLKSISLLILAFSLFSNRVQAAEKQQDPKPNILIILCDDLGYGDLECYGHPHIKTPHLNQLASQGMRLTDCYASAPVCSPSRAGLLTGRTPNRLGVYDWIPEGHPMHLKREETTIAQLLQQAGYDTAHVGKWHCNGLFNSSKQPQPGDHGFRHWFSTQNNAIPTHENPVNFVRNGEPVGEIEGFSCQIVADEGIQWLTEKRDKKKPFFLHVCFHEPHERVASPPQLVKLYLNRSIYEDQAQYFANVANMDAAVGRLMKTLDEQQITENTFVFFTSDNGPETLNRYGKGSRRSWGSPGVLRGMKLHIYEGGIRVPGILRWPGRITPGQENTTPICSVDLLPTLCAMAAAPIPDERPLDGTNLLPLFSGKQIQRTTPLFWNYYRANSTPRVAMRDGDWKVVAHWSGPEGILPLGNNVNSISQQFIKNAKLTKFEIYNLKQDISEQHNLAWQEQDRLKELKEKLIEKYAAVQKEGPVWDTSDYEQVREKRLFPQKMKP; this comes from the coding sequence ATGAAATTAAAAAGCATCTCACTCTTAATTCTGGCATTCTCCCTCTTCAGTAATCGGGTTCAGGCCGCAGAAAAACAACAGGACCCAAAACCGAATATTCTCATCATTCTCTGCGATGACCTTGGGTATGGTGATTTGGAGTGCTACGGTCACCCGCACATCAAAACGCCACACTTGAACCAGTTGGCATCACAGGGAATGCGGCTAACGGACTGCTATGCCAGTGCCCCGGTCTGTTCCCCTTCCCGTGCAGGATTACTGACAGGGCGAACCCCGAATCGACTCGGGGTATATGACTGGATTCCAGAGGGGCATCCGATGCATCTTAAACGCGAAGAGACCACTATTGCCCAACTGCTCCAGCAGGCGGGATACGACACGGCACATGTCGGGAAGTGGCACTGTAATGGACTGTTCAATTCCAGCAAACAACCTCAGCCGGGCGATCATGGTTTCAGGCACTGGTTCAGTACCCAGAATAATGCGATACCTACTCACGAAAATCCGGTTAATTTCGTCAGGAATGGGGAGCCTGTCGGAGAAATCGAAGGTTTCTCCTGCCAGATTGTGGCGGACGAGGGTATTCAGTGGTTAACAGAGAAGCGTGACAAAAAGAAACCGTTCTTCCTGCATGTCTGTTTTCATGAGCCGCATGAGCGGGTTGCATCTCCTCCCCAATTGGTCAAACTGTATCTCAATCGAAGCATCTATGAGGATCAGGCTCAGTATTTTGCCAATGTGGCCAATATGGACGCTGCTGTGGGCCGCTTGATGAAAACACTGGACGAACAGCAAATCACGGAGAACACTTTTGTCTTCTTTACGTCTGACAATGGTCCCGAAACTTTAAACCGCTATGGCAAAGGATCACGTCGATCCTGGGGATCGCCGGGCGTTCTTCGGGGGATGAAATTGCACATCTATGAGGGAGGAATCCGGGTCCCTGGCATTCTGCGCTGGCCTGGTCGTATCACACCCGGGCAGGAGAATACGACTCCCATCTGCAGCGTGGATTTGTTACCTACCCTGTGCGCCATGGCTGCCGCTCCAATCCCCGACGAACGGCCACTGGATGGAACGAATCTGCTACCCCTGTTTTCTGGAAAACAGATTCAAAGAACAACGCCTCTCTTCTGGAACTACTATCGTGCGAACAGCACTCCCCGAGTTGCGATGCGTGATGGAGACTGGAAAGTAGTGGCCCATTGGAGTGGACCTGAGGGGATATTGCCTTTGGGGAACAATGTGAACTCAATTTCACAACAGTTCATCAAAAATGCAAAGCTGACCAAATTCGAGATTTATAATCTGAAGCAGGATATCAGCGAGCAGCATAATCTGGCCTGGCAGGAACAGGATCGCTTGAAGGAACTGAAAGAAAAGCTGATTGAAAAGTATGCTGCCGTTCAAAAGGAAGGTCCGGTCTGGGATACTTCAGACTATGAGCAAGTGCGAGAAAAACGACTGTTTCCCCAGAAAATGAAGCCGTGA
- a CDS encoding ThuA domain-containing protein produces the protein MTCYRALILTFCVCLFSSSTIAEATESLVEKTHKKKVVLIAGPKSHGPVGNGIHDYPWSVKLLKVMLDNSNIQDQVRVEYHLDGWPENPATLNDADTIMVISDGRDGEKFTEAPHFANHEHLQQIQRQIDRGCGFLTFHFSTFAPDQYSKQIQNWSGGYFDWEENGVRKWYSAIKTLQAPVVLSHAEHPICRGVKPFEMREEFYFNLRFQQNDPRLTPLMEVPALQGRAEQGNVVAWAKERENGGRGFGTTCGHFYDNWQNAAFRKFILNAIAWTAQASVPAQGVEARYYTHAEITSALTGIEGTTPAFVDDRPIRVLMFAGNEAHTWHNWKKTTPAIKQLLERDPRIKVDVSNDIEDLSQKPLQDYQVIIQNYTNWHDGTPLSEASRTAFMNYLQKGGGLVLIHFSNGAFHFSLPKAGESDWPEYRKIVRRVWNHDGKGEQKSGHDAFGNFEVLITDDSHPLTHNLQKFPVTDELYFRQAGTEPVEPIISAKSKVTGKREPLAWTYHYGKGRIFQTLLGHSEKTYDTFEACEILRRATAWAAGRDIHELERPPKKPTSPKTISLIGKGKWGKALNTNAGSISIPAKTIHKSKHLSADCWVKLNSKSGFNVFLASSKKSNPAHWEMYSYARSGFFSVYLPGQGGEYKTRINICDQKWHYVGMILEPDRIQLFVDGKRELEASLPAPKQTEIASGNLRIGGLVEKSIFSDGLLDELRITKGARDFTQVPPKPLEIDAETLILISFDEIGKDLSTLEKASGKLIPLETRTQVSQKAPVKKKEARDHWGKESVGFEQPVQATEDNRWQQTDIGNWLASIVPLPSGPVKKGLSIRVGNQQTGTACYDTRHCKLRGIWTGGFLKPYPERFGLIRAPAPEGTIHFSTQEGPGWSPEYPCRFLGSHVNRDHVTLEYQIGETTVYESPWLQKNQGTHCFTRSFEIGPGNQSLQLHIADASQVKTVPGGSRLFISKDPQSPFTIRCDGWDQIQPRIIDNAKTQTAVFEIPPRKSTQHFTIFYQINTAQDTQQKYPTPSLTSCSLQPLLIPGPSRWNELLRTQGVVSTDDAPYVVDTISIPFENPYRALFFISGHDFLDNGDLAVATVHGDVWLVKGIAHDLKNLKWKRFATGLFQPLGLKVVQNKIHVLGRDQITILHDQNLDDEADFYECFHNQYSTSPGGHDYVTCLETDSFGNFYFMHAQQGAMQVSSNGRQLNSIASGFRNPNGMGIGPGNIITASHQEGNWTPASNITEISPGGYYGYGGPRITSERPLGYDQPLCWIPRLQDNSSGGQVWVTSREWGPLQNQLLHLSYGQSKLMLTLREVIQGQSQGGTLILPLNFDSGVMRGRFSPRDGQLYVSGMKGWVTNAVQDGCLQRVRYTGQPVDLPVAVKTMQNGISLTFSNALERNTAENPDNYAIQQWNYLWSQNYGSPEYRVSAPQVEGRDEVEVLSATLLPDQRTVFLELQSVKPVMQMGISYHLTSQTGTDLKQTYYHTINNVSTQKMDSEKLTRRKKMRLLTLTQRQQLKPGILWKFHQENATSEINEDARSSRMLALSVNENEPVTPFLKPGTFSATAEGLLQVPLSGKYYFSMEGSGNCRMVINQKPVLKAEGVDLKQAPPAAVTLEKGYNQIHLDYQSPSDGTAHLRILWQGSQFATEPVPPTILTHLSDDRLLQKMRQIRAGRALFAEFKCHTCHGVNQKNPTVFTFDSEQLSSVQSVSRMPELNQSPPDLDNIGNRISKRWLFHWLRNPHSLKPDTRMPHLLGPQDSKQTIQQAADLTAWFVSRATKPVRSEPGLPLNSDASGPEQLVESGAKRFEELGCINCHHFNTDNPQADEYQRHSLALIKRKFSHSQLARFLELPHLHHPWSRMPDFRLSPIESAELSAFLIERSEGKIPSAMIPPAGSAQRGQKLYYETLGCARCHGSLQGDDQPLTLKRSVLTSQPTVNGCLSKQNEIAPGIPKFSLTSVEKESIQAFLQFGTESLQQRNFSEISDRWTKQLNCVACHHRDTIQSPRAMIVVDEGESGLPPDPLPSLTWAGEKLKSGWLESFLAGEIKWRPRPWLKSRMPQFPAQAHLLATGLREEHGIPSKTNSHLASRLEAKHETLIDTGKQLTTRQALDCRQCHGIGDLQPSGDEKTRIAPGINFVHIRERLTPEYYHRFVLDPPRFDISTKMPKLSADGATTKISTILNGDARRQFEAIWHYIHSLEEPSQSYSIAPRSD, from the coding sequence GTGACCTGTTATCGAGCACTCATTCTCACTTTCTGCGTATGTCTGTTTTCCAGTTCGACCATTGCCGAAGCCACTGAGTCACTGGTGGAAAAAACTCACAAGAAGAAAGTGGTCCTGATCGCCGGCCCCAAAAGCCATGGGCCCGTGGGAAATGGAATCCACGACTATCCCTGGTCGGTCAAGTTACTCAAAGTCATGTTGGACAATTCCAATATACAGGATCAGGTTCGTGTTGAGTATCATCTTGATGGCTGGCCTGAAAATCCCGCCACTCTGAATGACGCAGACACCATCATGGTCATTTCCGATGGCCGGGACGGTGAGAAATTTACCGAAGCCCCTCACTTTGCAAACCACGAGCACCTGCAGCAGATTCAGAGACAGATCGACCGAGGTTGTGGCTTTCTGACCTTTCATTTCTCGACATTCGCACCGGACCAGTACTCAAAACAGATCCAAAACTGGTCAGGGGGCTATTTTGACTGGGAGGAGAACGGGGTCCGTAAATGGTATTCTGCCATTAAAACCTTGCAAGCCCCCGTCGTACTTTCTCATGCAGAGCATCCAATCTGTCGTGGAGTCAAGCCGTTTGAAATGCGCGAGGAGTTTTACTTCAATCTCCGGTTTCAGCAGAATGACCCGCGACTGACACCGCTGATGGAAGTTCCGGCCCTGCAAGGCAGAGCAGAGCAGGGGAATGTCGTCGCCTGGGCAAAAGAACGTGAAAATGGAGGACGTGGTTTCGGGACCACCTGCGGCCACTTTTATGATAACTGGCAGAACGCTGCGTTTCGCAAATTCATTCTCAACGCGATTGCCTGGACAGCGCAAGCATCAGTCCCGGCACAGGGTGTCGAAGCACGCTATTATACGCATGCGGAAATCACCTCGGCCCTCACAGGAATCGAGGGGACAACACCTGCGTTTGTGGATGATCGCCCGATTCGCGTGTTGATGTTCGCAGGCAATGAAGCGCACACCTGGCATAACTGGAAAAAAACAACTCCTGCGATTAAACAACTACTGGAGCGGGACCCTCGTATCAAGGTCGATGTCTCAAATGACATTGAAGATCTCTCACAAAAGCCTCTGCAAGACTACCAGGTCATCATTCAAAACTATACGAACTGGCACGACGGAACCCCATTAAGTGAGGCGTCGCGAACCGCCTTTATGAATTACCTCCAGAAAGGAGGGGGGCTGGTCCTGATTCACTTCTCCAACGGCGCCTTTCATTTCTCACTGCCCAAAGCGGGAGAATCTGACTGGCCGGAGTATCGTAAAATCGTCAGGCGGGTCTGGAACCATGACGGAAAAGGGGAACAGAAAAGCGGCCACGATGCGTTCGGAAATTTTGAAGTGCTGATCACCGATGACTCTCACCCGCTGACGCACAATCTGCAGAAATTCCCCGTAACCGACGAACTCTATTTTCGACAGGCTGGCACGGAGCCCGTTGAACCTATCATTTCGGCCAAATCTAAGGTAACCGGAAAACGTGAGCCGCTGGCCTGGACCTATCACTACGGCAAGGGACGCATTTTCCAGACACTGCTGGGGCACAGTGAAAAAACGTACGACACCTTCGAAGCTTGTGAAATCCTGAGACGGGCGACAGCCTGGGCAGCGGGGAGAGACATACACGAACTCGAACGTCCCCCGAAAAAACCAACCAGCCCCAAAACAATCTCACTGATTGGTAAGGGTAAGTGGGGAAAGGCACTCAATACCAATGCAGGTTCGATCTCCATTCCCGCTAAAACAATTCATAAATCGAAACATCTGAGTGCTGACTGTTGGGTCAAGTTGAATTCGAAATCAGGATTTAATGTCTTCCTCGCCTCCAGCAAGAAGAGCAACCCGGCCCACTGGGAGATGTATTCTTATGCCCGCAGCGGTTTCTTTAGCGTGTATCTCCCGGGGCAGGGAGGTGAATACAAAACCAGGATTAATATCTGTGATCAGAAGTGGCATTACGTGGGCATGATCCTGGAACCTGACCGGATTCAACTGTTTGTCGATGGTAAACGAGAACTCGAAGCTTCACTTCCTGCTCCAAAACAAACAGAGATCGCCTCGGGGAATCTTCGGATCGGCGGCCTGGTGGAGAAGTCAATCTTTAGTGACGGCCTGCTGGATGAATTACGGATTACCAAAGGGGCGCGTGATTTCACACAGGTGCCCCCCAAACCTCTCGAAATAGATGCCGAAACTCTGATTCTGATCTCATTTGATGAGATCGGCAAAGACTTAAGCACACTTGAAAAAGCCTCAGGTAAGCTCATTCCTCTGGAAACCAGAACTCAGGTTTCTCAAAAGGCACCAGTTAAAAAAAAAGAAGCCCGTGATCACTGGGGCAAAGAATCGGTCGGCTTTGAACAGCCAGTCCAGGCGACTGAGGACAACCGCTGGCAACAGACAGACATAGGTAACTGGCTGGCCAGTATTGTCCCTCTCCCTTCAGGTCCCGTTAAGAAGGGACTCTCAATCCGGGTCGGTAACCAGCAGACAGGGACCGCCTGTTATGATACCAGGCATTGTAAACTGCGTGGTATCTGGACAGGGGGCTTCCTCAAACCATATCCGGAGCGTTTCGGACTGATCCGGGCCCCGGCTCCGGAAGGAACGATTCACTTTTCGACGCAGGAGGGTCCCGGCTGGAGTCCAGAATACCCCTGTCGTTTTCTCGGCTCACACGTCAATCGGGACCATGTCACGCTCGAATATCAAATCGGTGAGACGACTGTTTACGAGTCCCCCTGGCTGCAGAAGAATCAAGGCACCCATTGTTTTACCCGGTCATTTGAAATCGGGCCGGGTAACCAAAGTCTGCAACTGCACATTGCGGACGCCAGTCAGGTGAAAACAGTACCTGGCGGCAGCCGGCTGTTTATTTCCAAGGATCCTCAGTCTCCCTTTACCATTCGATGTGACGGTTGGGACCAAATCCAGCCCCGAATCATCGACAATGCAAAAACGCAAACTGCGGTCTTTGAAATTCCACCCCGGAAATCTACACAGCATTTCACCATCTTCTATCAAATCAATACTGCTCAGGATACTCAGCAGAAGTACCCCACTCCCAGTCTGACTTCGTGTTCCTTACAGCCACTGCTCATCCCGGGGCCGTCCCGATGGAATGAACTCCTGAGAACCCAAGGGGTGGTCAGCACGGATGACGCTCCCTATGTCGTGGACACTATTTCCATCCCCTTTGAAAATCCTTATCGGGCACTCTTTTTCATCAGTGGTCACGACTTCCTGGATAATGGGGACCTGGCTGTTGCCACCGTACATGGGGATGTCTGGCTGGTGAAGGGGATCGCCCACGACCTGAAAAACCTGAAGTGGAAACGATTCGCCACCGGACTGTTTCAGCCCCTGGGGCTCAAAGTTGTCCAGAATAAAATTCATGTGCTGGGACGGGATCAGATTACGATCCTGCACGATCAGAATCTGGATGACGAGGCAGACTTCTATGAATGCTTTCACAATCAGTACTCCACATCGCCCGGAGGCCATGATTACGTCACCTGCCTGGAGACCGACTCTTTCGGCAATTTTTATTTCATGCATGCCCAACAGGGAGCGATGCAGGTTTCTTCGAATGGCCGCCAGTTGAATAGTATCGCCTCCGGCTTCCGTAATCCTAACGGGATGGGAATCGGGCCCGGCAATATCATCACAGCCTCTCACCAGGAAGGTAACTGGACTCCCGCCTCAAACATCACCGAAATCAGTCCAGGGGGATACTACGGATATGGCGGCCCACGTATCACGTCAGAACGTCCGCTGGGCTACGATCAGCCGTTATGCTGGATCCCTCGCCTGCAGGACAATTCGAGCGGCGGCCAGGTCTGGGTCACCAGTCGTGAGTGGGGGCCTCTCCAAAACCAGTTGCTGCACCTTTCTTATGGTCAGAGCAAACTCATGCTGACACTTCGAGAGGTAATCCAGGGGCAATCCCAGGGGGGCACTTTAATCCTCCCTTTGAATTTTGATTCAGGCGTTATGCGGGGACGATTCAGCCCCCGGGATGGCCAACTCTATGTCAGCGGAATGAAAGGCTGGGTGACCAATGCGGTACAAGATGGCTGCCTGCAGCGCGTGCGTTACACGGGTCAGCCTGTCGATCTCCCTGTCGCTGTCAAAACGATGCAGAACGGGATCTCTCTGACATTTTCAAATGCACTGGAACGTAATACAGCAGAGAATCCGGACAACTATGCAATTCAGCAGTGGAATTACCTCTGGTCTCAAAATTACGGTTCCCCGGAATACCGAGTCTCCGCCCCACAGGTTGAAGGGCGGGATGAAGTGGAAGTACTTTCTGCGACTTTGCTGCCCGATCAGCGGACTGTCTTCCTCGAACTCCAGTCCGTCAAACCAGTAATGCAGATGGGTATCTCTTACCATCTTACTTCACAGACAGGCACAGACCTGAAACAAACTTATTATCATACAATCAACAACGTATCCACACAGAAAATGGATTCGGAGAAGCTGACTCGTCGTAAGAAAATGCGATTGCTGACACTCACGCAGCGCCAGCAGTTGAAACCAGGTATTCTCTGGAAATTCCACCAGGAGAATGCCACATCAGAGATAAACGAAGACGCACGCTCATCCCGCATGCTGGCCCTATCAGTCAATGAGAACGAACCGGTCACCCCTTTTCTTAAACCCGGAACATTCTCAGCCACAGCGGAAGGTTTGCTGCAGGTCCCCCTGTCCGGAAAGTACTATTTCAGTATGGAAGGCAGTGGGAATTGTCGCATGGTAATCAATCAGAAACCTGTTCTGAAAGCAGAAGGAGTTGACCTTAAACAAGCCCCACCCGCTGCAGTCACATTGGAAAAAGGCTATAACCAGATTCACCTGGATTACCAGAGTCCGTCAGACGGAACCGCCCATTTACGAATTCTCTGGCAGGGTTCTCAGTTTGCCACCGAACCCGTGCCTCCCACGATTCTAACTCATTTGAGCGATGATCGGCTGCTGCAGAAAATGCGACAGATCAGGGCAGGGCGGGCGTTATTCGCAGAATTCAAATGTCATACCTGTCACGGGGTTAACCAGAAAAACCCAACTGTCTTTACCTTTGATTCCGAGCAGTTGTCGTCAGTGCAATCTGTGTCGAGGATGCCTGAACTTAACCAGTCTCCTCCCGACCTTGATAATATCGGAAACCGGATCAGTAAACGCTGGCTATTTCACTGGCTACGTAACCCCCACAGCTTGAAACCAGATACCCGCATGCCTCACCTGTTAGGCCCTCAAGATTCAAAACAGACGATTCAGCAGGCAGCAGACCTAACTGCCTGGTTTGTGTCGCGGGCTACTAAACCTGTTCGTTCCGAACCCGGGTTGCCCCTGAACTCGGACGCTTCAGGCCCTGAGCAGTTAGTAGAATCAGGCGCGAAACGCTTCGAGGAACTGGGGTGTATCAACTGCCATCACTTCAATACAGATAACCCCCAAGCCGACGAATACCAGAGACACTCTCTGGCATTAATCAAACGAAAATTCAGTCACTCACAGCTGGCTCGTTTTTTAGAGTTACCACATCTCCACCACCCCTGGAGCAGGATGCCAGACTTTAGATTATCACCAATTGAGTCAGCAGAATTATCGGCTTTTCTGATCGAGCGTTCGGAAGGCAAAATCCCGAGCGCCATGATCCCTCCGGCTGGATCGGCACAACGGGGACAAAAACTATACTATGAGACGCTGGGCTGTGCCCGCTGCCACGGCTCCCTGCAGGGAGATGATCAGCCACTCACCCTCAAACGCTCTGTGTTGACCAGCCAGCCAACTGTGAATGGCTGTCTGTCAAAACAGAATGAAATCGCTCCTGGAATCCCCAAATTCAGTCTCACTTCAGTTGAAAAAGAGTCAATCCAAGCCTTCCTGCAATTTGGAACTGAATCCTTACAACAGAGGAACTTCTCCGAAATCTCAGATCGCTGGACAAAACAATTGAACTGTGTCGCCTGTCATCACCGCGATACAATCCAGAGCCCGCGGGCCATGATTGTCGTTGATGAGGGAGAGTCCGGCTTACCGCCAGACCCCTTACCATCTCTGACCTGGGCGGGGGAGAAACTGAAATCGGGATGGCTGGAATCTTTTCTGGCTGGCGAAATCAAATGGCGTCCCCGTCCCTGGCTGAAATCCCGTATGCCTCAATTCCCAGCACAGGCTCATCTCCTGGCTACGGGACTCCGAGAGGAACATGGCATCCCTTCAAAAACTAACTCCCACCTTGCCTCCAGACTAGAGGCAAAGCATGAGACTCTGATTGATACGGGTAAGCAGCTTACCACCAGGCAGGCACTGGACTGTCGTCAGTGCCATGGCATAGGGGACTTGCAACCTTCGGGAGATGAGAAAACCAGAATCGCTCCCGGAATCAATTTTGTACATATTCGCGAACGCCTGACTCCGGAATATTATCATCGATTCGTCCTTGATCCTCCTCGATTTGACATCTCAACCAAAATGCCAAAGCTTTCCGCAGACGGAGCAACTACAAAGATTTCCACAATTCTGAACGGTGATGCCCGACGACAGTTTGAGGCCATCTGGCACTATATCCATAGCCTGGAAGAGCCTTCACAGAGCTATTCGATAGCCCCGCGCTCCGACTGA
- a CDS encoding M48 family metalloprotease, translating into MPRYIRTGHGSHDSSLKLRLVVAAGIALFSLISFLMKSDVNEITGESQRVALTEQQEIALGLQALPAILDQHHGEHPDQEAQAYVDRVGEKLLASLNASLRKQGRSNPYRFDFHLLNNNQVINAFALPGGQIFITAGLFRQLETEGQLAGVLGHEMGHVLSRHGAQHMAQQEFTQGLVGAAGVAGGDVSSAQMAQMIGSMVNMKYSRSDELESDRWGIKLMVMAGYDPYAMTGVMEILKRSAGGGRQPEILSTHPDPGNRIQRIRDYIQRTYPQGLPDDLEP; encoded by the coding sequence ATGCCGCGGTATATACGTACGGGACATGGATCGCATGATTCTTCTCTGAAACTGCGACTGGTTGTCGCTGCCGGGATCGCGCTGTTCTCATTGATTTCGTTTTTGATGAAATCCGATGTCAATGAGATCACTGGTGAAAGCCAGCGGGTCGCCCTAACAGAGCAACAGGAAATTGCACTTGGATTGCAGGCTCTCCCCGCGATTCTGGATCAGCATCATGGCGAGCATCCGGATCAGGAAGCACAGGCATACGTTGATCGAGTGGGTGAAAAACTATTGGCGAGTCTGAATGCGTCATTGAGGAAACAGGGGCGCAGCAACCCCTACCGATTTGACTTCCACCTGCTCAATAACAACCAGGTAATCAATGCTTTCGCCTTACCTGGGGGGCAGATATTTATTACCGCCGGCTTGTTTCGACAACTTGAAACCGAAGGACAACTGGCAGGAGTTTTGGGACATGAAATGGGGCATGTTTTGTCGCGGCATGGAGCACAGCACATGGCCCAACAGGAATTCACGCAGGGGCTGGTGGGAGCCGCAGGCGTGGCGGGCGGGGACGTCAGCAGTGCCCAGATGGCACAAATGATCGGCTCCATGGTAAATATGAAATACAGTCGCAGCGACGAACTGGAATCAGACCGCTGGGGGATCAAACTCATGGTCATGGCAGGCTACGACCCATATGCCATGACCGGGGTCATGGAGATTCTGAAACGCTCTGCAGGGGGAGGGAGGCAACCGGAAATTTTAAGTACGCATCCCGACCCGGGGAATCGAATCCAGCGTATTCGTGATTATATCCAACGCACTTATCCCCAAGGATTGCCTGACGATCTGGAACCTTAA